From a region of the Paraburkholderia hospita genome:
- a CDS encoding sigma-54-dependent transcriptional regulator, which translates to MIKGLQVLYIEDDELVRRASVQSLQLAGFDVVGHASVESAAKLINAEFSGVIVSDIRLPGASGLDLLAQCRERAPDVPIILVTGHGDISMAVQAMRDGAYDFIEKPFPSERLIETVRRALERRTLVLENLALRRELAEQGTLAPRIIGRSLAIEQVRKLIANVAPTDASVLINGDTGAGKELIARSLHELSPRRDKPFLAVNCGALPEPMFESEMFGYEPGAFTGAAKRRIGKLEHASGGTLFLDEIESMPLALQVKLLRVLQDGVLERLGSNQPIRVDCRIVAAAKGDMTDHVASGTFRRDLLYRLNVVTIALPPLSERREDIVPLFEHFLLDAAVRYQRPAPILTDRQRTNLMQREWPGNVRELRNAADRFVLGVGDDTIAAPADDALTSITQPLKERVEQFERAVIAEALEQTGGAVAVAADRLQVGKATLYEKIKRYGLAARGESER; encoded by the coding sequence ATGATCAAGGGCTTGCAGGTCCTCTATATCGAAGACGACGAACTCGTGCGGCGCGCGAGCGTGCAAAGCCTGCAACTCGCAGGGTTCGACGTGGTCGGGCATGCGTCGGTGGAATCGGCGGCGAAGCTGATCAACGCGGAGTTTTCCGGCGTGATCGTCAGCGATATCCGCCTGCCCGGCGCAAGCGGCCTCGATCTGCTCGCGCAATGCCGCGAGCGCGCGCCCGACGTGCCCATCATTCTCGTCACGGGTCACGGCGATATTTCGATGGCCGTGCAGGCGATGCGCGACGGCGCGTACGACTTCATCGAAAAGCCGTTCCCTTCCGAGCGGCTGATCGAAACCGTGCGCCGCGCGCTGGAGCGCCGCACGCTGGTGCTCGAAAACCTCGCGCTGCGCCGCGAACTGGCGGAACAGGGGACGCTCGCGCCGCGCATCATCGGGCGCAGTCTCGCCATCGAGCAGGTGCGCAAGCTGATCGCGAACGTCGCGCCGACGGATGCGTCGGTGCTGATCAACGGCGATACGGGCGCGGGCAAGGAACTGATCGCACGCAGCCTGCACGAACTGTCGCCGCGCCGGGACAAGCCGTTTCTCGCGGTGAACTGCGGCGCGCTGCCGGAGCCGATGTTCGAGTCGGAGATGTTCGGCTATGAACCGGGCGCGTTTACGGGCGCGGCGAAGCGGCGCATCGGCAAGCTCGAGCATGCTTCCGGCGGCACGCTCTTTCTCGATGAAATCGAAAGTATGCCGCTCGCGTTGCAGGTCAAGCTGCTGCGCGTGTTGCAGGATGGCGTGTTGGAGCGGCTCGGGTCGAACCAGCCGATACGCGTCGATTGCCGCATCGTCGCGGCTGCGAAGGGCGACATGACCGACCATGTCGCGTCGGGCACGTTCCGGCGCGATCTGCTGTACCGGCTCAACGTGGTGACGATCGCGCTGCCGCCGCTGTCGGAACGGCGCGAAGACATCGTGCCGCTGTTCGAGCATTTCCTTCTGGATGCGGCCGTGCGCTATCAGCGTCCCGCGCCGATTCTCACCGACCGTCAACGCACGAACCTGATGCAGCGCGAATGGCCCGGCAACGTGCGCGAGCTGCGCAATGCGGCGGATCGCTTCGTGCTGGGTGTCGGCGACGACACGATCGCGGCCCCCGCCGACGATGCGCTGACGTCGATCACGCAGCCTTTGAAGGAACGCGTCGAGCAGTTCGAGCGGGCGGTGATCGCCGAAGCGCTGGAGCAGACGGGCGGTGCGGTCGCGGTGGCGGCGGACAGACTGCAGGTCGGCAAGGCGACGCTTTACGAGAAGATCAAGCGTTATGGCCTGGCGGCGCGTGGGGAAAGTGAGAGGTGA
- a CDS encoding TlpA disulfide reductase family protein: protein MSQTNVSRRSSPIRYIAAAVVAGAIAVAGYFAFGSQQHVPDATFTLLSGQKVSTADLKGKVYLVNFWATSCDTCMKEMPQMVQTYNRFKDKGLEFVAVAMSYDAPMYVTNYTETRRLPFKVAMDDGTAAKQFGNVQLTPTTFVIDRNGKVLKRYVGEPQFAELDQLLAKALGTS from the coding sequence ATGAGCCAAACCAACGTTTCCCGGCGTTCGAGCCCGATCCGCTACATCGCTGCCGCCGTCGTCGCTGGCGCGATCGCTGTTGCGGGCTACTTCGCGTTCGGCAGCCAGCAGCACGTGCCCGACGCGACGTTCACGCTGCTGTCCGGCCAGAAAGTGTCGACGGCCGATCTGAAAGGCAAGGTCTATCTCGTCAACTTCTGGGCGACGAGTTGCGACACCTGCATGAAGGAAATGCCGCAGATGGTCCAGACGTACAACCGCTTCAAGGACAAAGGGCTCGAGTTCGTCGCGGTCGCGATGAGCTACGACGCGCCGATGTACGTGACGAACTACACGGAAACACGCCGTTTGCCGTTCAAGGTCGCGATGGACGACGGAACGGCTGCGAAACAGTTCGGCAACGTTCAGCTCACGCCGACCACGTTCGTGATCGACCGCAACGGCAAGGTGCTGAAGCGCTATGTCGGCGAGCCGCAGTTCGCGGAACTCGATCAGTTGCTGGCAAAGGCCCTCGGCACGTCCTGA
- a CDS encoding accessory factor UbiK family protein — MKQPNDVFNDFQAKVSELFKNSPAKDVERNVRAMLSQGFSKLDLVTREEFDTQTQVLVRTRARLEELERRVAELEQKLPVSQSS; from the coding sequence ATGAAACAACCAAACGACGTCTTCAATGACTTTCAGGCCAAAGTTTCCGAGTTGTTCAAAAACTCGCCGGCCAAAGATGTCGAACGCAATGTGCGCGCAATGCTGTCGCAAGGCTTTTCGAAGCTCGACCTGGTGACGCGCGAGGAATTCGACACGCAGACGCAGGTGCTCGTGCGCACCCGCGCGCGGCTCGAGGAACTGGAGCGGCGCGTCGCCGAACTCGAGCAGAAGCTGCCCGTGAGCCAATCGTCCTGA
- a CDS encoding sensor histidine kinase yields MKAAPRQHGAAPHATQAPSAQTQARAAAEALDEFDAFGDEERYATIGDPHRTTPAIVTRRLLILFALVAGLVAACGLTWAITWQHGIDTLRRNAAVRADRTTAALKSTLDRYESLPYLLGEHPIVQDALASPDADNVARANQYLEDLNRRARANVAYIVTTSGRCVAASNWNQPDSFIGQEYLFRPYFVEAVKGRVGRFFGIGTTSLDPGYYISQPVRRDGKIVGVAVVKLNLEWFQGADASEPLIVTDDHGVIFLSSVPAWKYHTVKPLTSDVIASIFDTRQYARQPIAPLPMSVVRTLEGGAQIVRIGGGRSGNYAAPRFLASQRTLGEPDWRLITMAPIDPVNADARYATIVTGFGYVSLCLLLFYWRMRRARVREVMRSRALLQKAYAELNQRVAERTADLSQANEQLTKEVSERTRAEQELRAAHDELIQASKLAALGQMAAGITHELNQPLAALRGFSDNTRVFLERGDHESAKENLEAIAALTERMGKITNQLKLFVGRARPRNARAGVARALRNVLALLQKRLQGVTVEVSLIDEGAAPVRFNLDSDDPKLVAHCEDLRLEQVLINLLGNALDAVAGMPAPRIAIDVQTSQESLAIIVSDNGPGIPDDVLPRLFEPFFTTKEMGQGLGLGLAICSSIARDCGGSLVARNNAQGGAEFMLTLRRAQAQATDIAGSVTTGS; encoded by the coding sequence ATGAAAGCGGCGCCGCGGCAACACGGCGCGGCGCCGCATGCAACGCAGGCGCCGTCCGCGCAGACGCAAGCGCGTGCGGCAGCCGAAGCGCTCGACGAGTTCGACGCGTTCGGCGATGAGGAGCGATATGCCACAATAGGCGATCCTCATCGAACGACTCCCGCCATCGTGACGCGCCGCCTGTTGATCCTGTTCGCGCTCGTCGCCGGGCTCGTGGCGGCCTGCGGACTCACGTGGGCCATCACGTGGCAGCACGGCATCGATACGCTGCGGCGCAACGCCGCCGTCCGCGCCGACCGCACCACAGCCGCCCTCAAGAGCACGCTCGACCGCTACGAGTCGCTTCCCTATCTGCTCGGCGAACATCCCATCGTGCAAGACGCGCTCGCGTCGCCGGATGCGGACAACGTCGCGCGCGCCAATCAGTATCTCGAAGACCTCAATCGCCGCGCCCGTGCCAATGTCGCGTACATCGTCACGACATCGGGCCGCTGCGTGGCGGCGAGCAACTGGAATCAGCCCGACAGCTTCATCGGCCAGGAGTATCTGTTCCGGCCGTATTTCGTCGAAGCGGTGAAGGGCAGGGTCGGGCGCTTCTTCGGCATCGGCACGACTTCGCTCGATCCGGGCTACTACATCTCGCAACCGGTGCGCCGCGACGGCAAGATCGTCGGCGTGGCCGTGGTCAAGCTGAATCTCGAATGGTTCCAGGGCGCGGACGCGTCGGAGCCGCTCATCGTCACCGACGATCACGGCGTGATCTTTCTATCGTCGGTGCCTGCGTGGAAGTACCACACGGTCAAACCCCTAACCAGCGACGTGATCGCGTCGATCTTCGACACGCGCCAGTACGCGCGCCAGCCGATCGCGCCGCTGCCGATGTCGGTGGTGCGCACGCTCGAAGGCGGCGCGCAGATCGTGCGCATCGGCGGCGGGCGTAGCGGAAACTATGCGGCGCCGCGTTTTCTGGCATCGCAGCGCACGCTCGGCGAGCCGGACTGGCGTCTCATCACGATGGCGCCCATCGATCCCGTCAACGCCGACGCGCGTTACGCGACGATCGTGACGGGCTTCGGCTACGTGTCGCTGTGTCTGCTGCTGTTCTACTGGCGCATGCGCCGTGCGCGCGTGCGCGAAGTGATGCGCAGCCGCGCGCTGTTGCAGAAGGCGTATGCGGAACTCAACCAGCGCGTGGCCGAGCGCACGGCCGACCTGTCGCAGGCGAACGAGCAACTGACGAAGGAAGTGAGCGAGCGCACGCGCGCCGAACAGGAGTTGCGCGCCGCGCACGACGAACTGATTCAGGCGAGCAAGCTCGCCGCGCTCGGACAGATGGCGGCGGGCATCACGCATGAGCTGAACCAGCCGCTTGCCGCATTGCGCGGGTTCTCCGACAACACCCGTGTGTTTCTCGAACGCGGCGACCATGAATCTGCGAAGGAAAACCTCGAAGCGATCGCCGCACTCACCGAACGCATGGGGAAGATCACGAATCAACTGAAGCTCTTCGTCGGCCGGGCGCGGCCTCGCAATGCGCGCGCAGGCGTGGCGCGCGCTCTGCGTAATGTGTTGGCGCTGCTGCAGAAACGCTTGCAGGGCGTGACGGTCGAGGTATCGTTGATCGACGAGGGTGCGGCGCCCGTTCGTTTCAATCTCGACAGCGACGATCCGAAGCTCGTCGCGCATTGCGAAGATTTGCGGCTCGAACAGGTGCTGATCAATCTGCTTGGCAACGCGCTTGATGCGGTGGCAGGTATGCCTGCGCCACGCATTGCGATCGACGTGCAGACGTCGCAGGAATCGCTCGCGATCATCGTGAGCGACAATGGTCCCGGCATTCCCGACGACGTGCTGCCGCGTCTCTTCGAGCCGTTCTTTACGACGAAGGAAATGGGCCAGGGGCTGGGGCTGGGTCTGGCGATCTGTTCGTCGATTGCACGCGATTGCGGCGGCTCGCTCGTCGCGCGCAACAACGCGCAAGGCGGCGCCGAGTTCATGCTGACGCTGCGCCGCGCGCAGGCGCAGGCAACCGATATCGCGGGCTCCGTCACGACGGGCTCGTGA
- a CDS encoding P-II family nitrogen regulator has translation MKLITAIIKPFKLDEAREALSAIGVSGITVTEVKGFGRQKGHTELYRGAEYVVDFLPKVKIEAAVSDDIVDQAIEALERAARTGKIGDGKIFVTPIEQVIRIRTGETGADAL, from the coding sequence ATGAAACTCATTACCGCAATCATCAAGCCTTTCAAGCTCGATGAGGCGCGCGAAGCCCTGTCGGCGATCGGCGTCTCGGGGATCACGGTGACGGAAGTCAAAGGATTTGGTCGTCAGAAGGGCCATACGGAGTTGTATCGGGGAGCCGAGTACGTCGTCGACTTTCTGCCGAAGGTGAAGATCGAAGCCGCGGTGTCGGACGACATCGTCGACCAGGCGATCGAAGCCCTCGAGCGCGCGGCGCGTACGGGCAAGATCGGCGACGGCAAGATTTTCGTCACGCCGATCGAACAGGTGATTCGGATTCGCACCGGCGAGACCGGCGCGGACGCACTGTAA
- a CDS encoding dicarboxylate/amino acid:cation symporter codes for MKKPFYKVLYVQVIVAIIIGIALGHFYPALATDMKPLGDGFIKLIKMVIGPIIFCTVVTGIAGMEDMKKVGRVGGKALLYFEIVSTFALVLGLAATHLLKPGVGFNIDPATLDGKAVASYAAKAHGQTTVDFFMHIIPDTLSSAFAQGEILQILLIALLFGAVLATAGDKGKPVVNFIESLSHILFGIVKIITKLAPIGAFGAMAFTIGKYGIGSLVPMLKLIGTFYLTSIVFVVVVLGIIARMVGFNILRFVAYIKEEMLIVLGTSSSEAALPQLMLKLEKLGCSRSVVGLVVPTGYSFNLDGTNIYMTMAVLFIAQATNTDLTWGQQLTLLAVTMLTSKGASGVTGAGFITLAATLAVVPTIPLSGMVLILGIDRFMSECRALTNIVGNGVATIVVSAWEKELDRAKLRSEMRRDVSVSEAAEV; via the coding sequence GTGAAGAAACCTTTCTATAAAGTCCTCTACGTGCAGGTGATCGTCGCGATCATCATCGGCATTGCCCTGGGACACTTCTATCCCGCGCTCGCCACCGACATGAAACCGCTCGGCGACGGGTTCATCAAGCTCATCAAGATGGTGATCGGCCCGATCATCTTCTGCACCGTGGTGACGGGTATCGCGGGCATGGAAGACATGAAGAAGGTCGGGCGCGTCGGCGGCAAGGCGCTGCTGTACTTCGAAATCGTGTCGACGTTCGCACTCGTGCTCGGTCTCGCGGCCACGCACCTGTTGAAGCCGGGCGTCGGCTTCAACATCGACCCGGCCACGCTCGACGGCAAGGCAGTCGCGTCGTACGCCGCGAAGGCGCACGGCCAGACGACCGTCGATTTCTTCATGCATATCATTCCGGACACGCTGTCGTCGGCGTTCGCGCAGGGTGAAATCCTGCAGATCCTGCTGATCGCCCTGCTGTTCGGCGCGGTGCTGGCAACGGCAGGCGACAAGGGCAAGCCGGTGGTGAACTTCATCGAAAGCCTGTCGCACATCCTGTTCGGCATCGTGAAGATCATCACGAAGCTGGCGCCGATCGGCGCGTTCGGCGCGATGGCGTTCACGATCGGCAAGTACGGCATCGGCTCGCTGGTTCCGATGCTCAAGCTGATCGGCACGTTCTATCTGACGTCGATCGTGTTCGTGGTCGTGGTGCTCGGTATCATCGCGCGCATGGTCGGCTTCAACATCCTGCGCTTCGTCGCGTACATCAAGGAAGAGATGCTGATCGTGCTGGGCACGAGTTCGTCGGAAGCCGCATTGCCGCAACTGATGCTGAAGCTCGAAAAGCTCGGCTGCTCGCGCTCGGTGGTGGGCCTCGTCGTGCCGACGGGCTACTCGTTCAACCTCGATGGCACGAACATCTACATGACGATGGCCGTGCTCTTCATCGCGCAGGCAACCAACACCGACCTCACGTGGGGCCAGCAACTGACGCTGCTCGCGGTGACGATGCTGACGTCGAAGGGCGCAAGCGGCGTGACGGGCGCAGGCTTCATCACGCTTGCGGCGACGCTCGCCGTCGTGCCGACCATTCCGCTGTCGGGCATGGTGCTGATTCTCGGCATCGACCGCTTCATGAGCGAATGCCGCGCGCTGACGAACATCGTCGGCAACGGTGTGGCGACGATCGTCGTGTCGGCCTGGGAAAAGGAACTGGACCGTGCGAAGCTGCGTAGCGAGATGCGCCGCGATGTGTCGGTTAGCGAAGCGGCTGAGGTCTGA